A stretch of Paenibacillus sp. URB8-2 DNA encodes these proteins:
- a CDS encoding inositol monophosphatase family protein: MSSLNPNSSNEREPYVVSGKGYTAVAINAAAKAGEYIKSRQGTVKELGTKSSAQDLVTEVDKGAEQMIRRLVLTHYPEHAILGEEGVEPGADAVTAALEEAKEHEYLWIVDPVDGTTNFVHGFPFYAVSIALAVRGELTVGVIYDPVRDEMFVAEKGKGAYVHGVKTAVSSEASLGDSLIALGFPPDRQFSQPANLAAFQNILPKVRGIRAGGSAALHLAYVAAGRVSGYYEVGLSPWDCAAGVLLVKESGGQVTDTLGDPYHIGTRHIVASNGHIHDDILSSLKEAGATGF, translated from the coding sequence ATGAGTTCTTTAAATCCTAATAGCAGTAATGAGCGGGAGCCCTATGTCGTATCCGGCAAGGGGTACACGGCGGTAGCCATCAACGCGGCCGCCAAAGCCGGGGAGTATATCAAGAGCAGACAGGGGACGGTAAAGGAGCTGGGAACGAAGTCATCGGCTCAGGATCTGGTGACCGAAGTGGACAAAGGCGCGGAGCAAATGATCCGCAGACTTGTACTGACGCATTATCCCGAACACGCCATTCTGGGCGAAGAGGGAGTTGAACCGGGTGCCGATGCTGTGACCGCCGCGCTTGAGGAAGCGAAAGAGCATGAGTACCTCTGGATCGTCGATCCGGTGGACGGAACAACGAACTTTGTCCACGGCTTCCCTTTTTACGCGGTGTCCATTGCGCTTGCCGTACGCGGCGAATTGACGGTCGGCGTCATTTACGATCCGGTGCGCGATGAAATGTTCGTGGCCGAAAAGGGCAAAGGCGCATACGTGCATGGCGTCAAGACGGCCGTCTCATCGGAAGCTTCACTTGGCGACAGCCTGATTGCGCTAGGCTTTCCGCCGGACCGGCAGTTCTCGCAGCCAGCTAACCTGGCCGCTTTTCAGAACATTCTGCCGAAAGTCCGCGGCATCCGCGCCGGAGGCTCGGCTGCTCTGCATCTGGCCTACGTGGCCGCGGGGCGGGTCAGCGGCTACTATGAAGTCGGCCTGAGTCCTTGGGACTGCGCCGCAGGTGTGCTGCTGGTCAAGGAATCGGGCGGCCAGGTCACCGATACGCTGGGCGACCCATACCATATCGGCACTCGCCATATCGTAGCCAGTAACGGGCATATTCATGATGACATCCTGTCTTCGCTTAAGGAAGCGGGAGCGACCGGATTCTAG
- the fabI gene encoding enoyl-ACP reductase FabI, whose protein sequence is MGELLTGKNIVVMGVANDRSIAWAIAKSLSEQGARLAFTYESERVEGRVRKLAETIPGSVILPCNVTVDEDIDKLAEELKEQFGVLHGIVHSIAFAKGEDLEGRFAATSRSGFALAHDISAYSLVAVAQRLHPLMTEGGSIITMTYMGSERVMRNYNVMGVAKAALEASVRYLASDLGPDNIRVNAISAGPIRTLAAKGISDFNSILRVVEEKAPLRRGTDTAEVGDTAMFLMSHLSRGITGEVIYVDGGYHIIGG, encoded by the coding sequence ATGGGAGAACTGCTGACCGGAAAAAATATAGTTGTGATGGGCGTGGCGAACGACCGCAGCATCGCCTGGGCGATTGCCAAGAGCCTGTCTGAACAGGGGGCGCGTCTGGCCTTTACATATGAAAGCGAACGTGTGGAAGGCCGGGTGCGCAAGCTGGCCGAGACCATTCCCGGTTCGGTGATTTTGCCGTGCAACGTGACGGTGGATGAGGATATCGACAAGCTGGCGGAGGAACTGAAAGAACAGTTCGGCGTGCTGCACGGCATTGTCCACAGCATAGCCTTCGCCAAAGGCGAGGATCTTGAGGGCCGCTTTGCCGCCACCTCGCGTTCCGGCTTTGCTCTGGCGCATGATATCAGCGCCTATTCACTGGTAGCGGTCGCCCAGCGGCTGCATCCTCTCATGACCGAGGGCGGGTCCATCATTACGATGACCTATATGGGCTCGGAACGCGTTATGCGCAATTATAACGTCATGGGCGTGGCCAAAGCCGCGCTTGAAGCTTCGGTTCGCTATCTGGCAAGCGACCTTGGTCCGGACAACATCCGCGTGAACGCCATTTCTGCCGGACCGATCCGCACCCTGGCGGCCAAAGGCATCAGCGACTTCAACTCGATTCTTCGTGTCGTGGAAGAAAAAGCGCCGCTTCGCCGCGGCACCGATACCGCCGAAGTCGGCGATACGGCCATGTTCCTGATGAGCCATCTGTCGCGCGGGATTACCGGAGAAGTGATCTATGTCGACGGTGGATATCACATCATCGGAGGTTAG
- a CDS encoding IclR family transcriptional regulator, protein MDDDRKLTVRAVERALDILLCFTRDSDLSLTEIAANISLHKSTVHRLLTTLEDRGFISRNPATEKYRLGIRIWELSTHLPVSENPGALLLPAMERLRDRLGETVSLYLRDGLERVRIQAVQSNQAIRRVAQIGARLPLSVGASSKVLAACAPPEVQRELLEGKDWPQAIDRQGYADQLKEVLRAGYATSFEEREPGAAAVAVPVIGRSGEVAAALSLSGPVSRLSRETLVEYAGVLKEAAAEMGLMVS, encoded by the coding sequence GTGGACGACGACCGTAAGCTGACGGTGCGCGCCGTGGAGCGTGCGCTTGATATTCTGCTGTGTTTTACAAGAGACAGCGATTTGAGCCTGACCGAGATTGCCGCGAACATCAGCCTGCACAAAAGCACGGTGCACCGGCTGCTGACCACGCTTGAGGATAGAGGCTTCATCAGCCGCAATCCGGCAACGGAAAAATACCGGCTCGGCATCCGGATCTGGGAGTTGTCGACCCACCTGCCAGTTTCGGAGAACCCGGGGGCGCTGCTGCTCCCGGCGATGGAACGCTTGCGCGACCGGCTTGGGGAGACGGTCAGCTTATATCTCAGGGACGGACTTGAACGGGTGCGCATACAGGCGGTACAGAGTAATCAGGCCATCCGGCGCGTGGCGCAGATCGGCGCCAGGCTGCCGCTGTCGGTGGGAGCTTCCAGCAAGGTGCTGGCCGCCTGTGCTCCGCCGGAAGTCCAAAGGGAGCTGCTGGAAGGCAAGGATTGGCCGCAGGCGATAGACCGCCAAGGGTATGCGGATCAATTGAAAGAAGTTCTGCGGGCTGGCTATGCCACCAGCTTTGAGGAACGCGAGCCGGGCGCGGCCGCCGTGGCCGTACCCGTCATCGGACGGAGCGGCGAGGTAGCCGCCGCCTTGTCGCTGTCCGGACCGGTCAGCAGGCTTTCCCGCGAGACGCTGGTCGAATACGCGGGCGTGCTGAAGGAAGCGGCGGCGGAAATGGGGCTTATGGTGAGCTGA
- the uvsE gene encoding UV DNA damage repair endonuclease UvsE, which yields MIVRFGYVAMSTVIENCSPSKTMTMASFSKLEDREAAVRRLESIARGNLHNTLRLLRHNRASDIRVYRLTSKLVPLATHPELRDWNPFAALADDFAEVGRYIKENGMRTSFHPDHFTVLSTPRPEVLASSVRDLRHHTDMLCAMDLPATAKNNIHIGGAYGDKPSAAARFVEHFRDLAPELQERITLENDDKTFNAVETLEVCKTLGLPMVLDIHHQWVNNEGELPWELWPEISRTWQTPLALKDVPKDQPLPPKIHVSSPRSPSDPRSHADGVEPAPLLAFLKRIAADTAAVDVMIEAKAKDGALFELMETLKGMEGPGSRIIVLDGASISIEA from the coding sequence ATGATCGTCCGCTTCGGTTATGTCGCGATGTCCACCGTTATTGAAAATTGTTCGCCGTCCAAGACGATGACGATGGCTTCGTTCAGCAAGCTGGAAGACCGCGAGGCGGCGGTTCGCCGCCTTGAGTCGATCGCCAGGGGCAATCTGCACAACACGCTCCGGCTGCTGAGGCATAACCGGGCATCGGATATTAGAGTTTACCGGCTGACCTCGAAGCTGGTCCCTCTGGCCACGCATCCGGAGCTGCGGGACTGGAACCCTTTTGCCGCGCTGGCCGATGATTTTGCCGAGGTTGGCAGGTATATCAAGGAGAACGGGATGAGGACGTCCTTTCATCCCGATCATTTTACCGTGCTGAGTACGCCAAGGCCCGAGGTGCTGGCCAGTTCCGTCCGTGACCTCCGGCACCATACGGACATGCTGTGCGCAATGGATCTTCCGGCAACGGCCAAGAACAATATTCATATCGGAGGCGCCTACGGAGATAAGCCTTCAGCGGCTGCGCGGTTCGTGGAGCACTTCCGGGATCTTGCGCCGGAACTGCAGGAACGCATCACGCTTGAGAACGACGACAAGACGTTCAACGCGGTGGAGACGCTGGAAGTCTGCAAGACGCTCGGCCTTCCGATGGTTCTGGATATCCATCATCAATGGGTGAATAACGAGGGAGAGCTTCCTTGGGAGCTGTGGCCGGAAATCAGCCGGACATGGCAGACGCCGCTGGCCTTGAAGGACGTCCCCAAAGACCAGCCGCTTCCGCCCAAGATCCACGTGTCCAGCCCCCGCAGCCCTTCCGATCCCCGCAGCCATGCCGATGGCGTGGAACCTGCGCCGCTGCTCGCCTTTCTGAAACGGATCGCGGCGGATACGGCGGCGGTGGATGTGATGATCGAAGCCAAGGCGAAGGACGGAGCGCTGTTTGAGCTGATGGAGACGCTGAAAGGAATGGAAGGCCCAGGGAGCCGGATTATCGTGCTGGACGGAGCAAGCATCAGCATCGAGGCATAG
- a CDS encoding D-alanine--D-alanine ligase: protein MDNAKLTVGLAYGGKSGEHEVSLQTAFAVMNAFDYAKYEILPFYISKQGLWKIGEKLQAPFGRLEQLKLEGESADTGKALNAVFSGLDGGERVVDVMFPLLHGTNGEDGTIQGLFEMANIPYIGAGVLASAAGMDKVVMKKLFEEAGLDQCKYSYFTASSWKRKSHDLIIEVEDKLGYPVFVKPANLGSSVGISKAEGKEALVKAIETAFRYDTKVIIEEFVEARELEVSVLGNDEPEASVPGEIVSSGEYYDYAAKYIDGKSQMLIPAPVDPETADRLRELALAAFRAIEGSGITRADFFLRKSDGRILINEVNTMPGFTPFSMYPLLWRETGVSYQALLDRMIALALERYELKQGLKYDNEQ, encoded by the coding sequence ATGGATAACGCAAAACTGACCGTGGGCCTGGCGTACGGCGGCAAATCGGGGGAGCACGAAGTATCGCTGCAGACCGCTTTTGCCGTAATGAACGCTTTCGACTACGCTAAATATGAAATACTGCCTTTTTATATTTCAAAACAGGGGCTGTGGAAGATTGGGGAGAAGCTTCAGGCCCCTTTCGGCCGGCTGGAGCAACTTAAGCTGGAAGGAGAGTCCGCAGATACGGGCAAGGCGCTGAACGCCGTATTCAGCGGCTTGGATGGCGGGGAACGAGTGGTCGACGTGATGTTCCCGCTGCTTCACGGCACGAACGGAGAAGACGGGACGATTCAGGGGCTGTTCGAGATGGCTAATATCCCTTATATCGGAGCGGGGGTGCTGGCCTCGGCGGCGGGCATGGACAAAGTTGTCATGAAGAAGCTGTTTGAAGAGGCAGGGCTTGATCAGTGCAAATACAGCTACTTTACCGCAAGCTCATGGAAGCGCAAGAGCCATGATCTGATCATCGAGGTCGAGGATAAGCTCGGCTACCCGGTGTTCGTAAAGCCCGCCAATCTGGGCTCCAGCGTCGGCATTTCCAAAGCCGAAGGCAAGGAGGCCCTCGTTAAAGCGATCGAGACCGCCTTCCGTTACGACACGAAGGTGATTATCGAGGAGTTCGTCGAGGCGCGTGAGCTGGAAGTCAGTGTGCTGGGCAATGACGAGCCGGAGGCATCCGTTCCCGGCGAAATCGTCTCCTCCGGCGAATATTACGATTATGCTGCCAAATATATCGACGGCAAGTCGCAAATGCTGATTCCGGCTCCCGTCGATCCCGAGACCGCCGACCGGCTGCGGGAATTGGCGCTGGCCGCCTTTCGAGCCATTGAAGGCAGCGGCATCACACGGGCCGATTTCTTCCTCCGCAAATCCGATGGCAGAATTTTGATCAACGAAGTCAACACCATGCCCGGCTTTACGCCGTTCAGCATGTATCCGCTGCTGTGGCGCGAGACGGGTGTATCCTACCAGGCTCTGCTGGACCGCATGATCGCGCTGGCGCTCGAGCGGTATGAGCTCAAGCAGGGCTTGAAATACGATAACGAGCAATAA
- a CDS encoding stalk domain-containing protein — MIDSLKKWITSTSFLLLAIMLLGLGTQGVSAAAAQTPQPDEVGIVALGDSVTAGYEPGMNMNSQPYGYAERLLEQAWFHGKRAALGNYGILGLKTAGLRSYTAAIKDGTAITADSIQPGIADPRLASFAAKSAQTKADIAAAKLITITIGGNDVSSLLVQAKDMSDDDLQARVQELLAAYTTNVTAALENIRAMNPNATIIIADQYQPVPQLYAGQSYAKLMGAAASFTQAADSLAANVTRAEAPVLVAHAASRFAGQEGSLTHIIADSDFHPTQLGYETIAKVFAEMVWGDYRIPSSFLTPSGSQRPMTIVVNSTELNTPNKPIVRSGQNFLALADVLKAMGASGKWDNKTSSATIVYGGRTVVITIGSKTIQADGRKIGIDSPAFLQKTGKEVKTYLPLAALAAGLGFDVEYSAQLRTAFINP; from the coding sequence ATGATCGATTCGCTGAAAAAATGGATAACTTCCACAAGCTTCCTGCTGCTCGCAATCATGCTGCTGGGTCTTGGAACCCAAGGGGTTTCGGCAGCCGCCGCACAGACGCCTCAGCCGGATGAAGTCGGTATCGTGGCTTTGGGAGACTCCGTTACGGCAGGCTATGAGCCGGGTATGAATATGAATTCCCAGCCCTACGGCTACGCGGAACGCCTGCTGGAGCAGGCCTGGTTTCACGGCAAGCGCGCTGCGCTGGGAAACTACGGCATTCTGGGGCTGAAGACCGCCGGACTTCGAAGCTATACGGCGGCGATCAAGGATGGCACGGCCATTACGGCGGACAGCATCCAGCCCGGCATCGCCGATCCGCGCCTGGCCTCGTTTGCGGCCAAGTCCGCGCAGACCAAGGCCGATATTGCCGCAGCCAAACTGATTACAATCACTATCGGCGGCAATGATGTGAGCAGTCTGCTGGTGCAGGCCAAGGATATGTCGGATGACGATCTGCAGGCCCGCGTACAAGAGCTGCTGGCCGCTTACACAACTAATGTCACCGCCGCGCTGGAGAACATACGAGCGATGAATCCGAATGCGACGATCATCATTGCCGACCAATATCAGCCCGTTCCGCAGCTTTATGCCGGCCAGAGCTATGCGAAACTGATGGGCGCCGCGGCAAGCTTTACGCAAGCGGCGGACAGTCTGGCCGCAAACGTGACGCGCGCCGAGGCCCCCGTGCTGGTCGCTCATGCGGCCTCGCGGTTTGCGGGCCAGGAGGGATCGCTGACGCATATTATCGCCGACTCCGATTTCCATCCGACTCAGCTCGGCTACGAGACGATTGCCAAGGTGTTCGCCGAAATGGTTTGGGGTGACTACCGTATACCGAGCTCCTTCTTGACGCCATCCGGCTCGCAGCGGCCGATGACGATTGTCGTTAACAGCACGGAGCTGAACACGCCCAATAAACCGATCGTCCGCAGCGGCCAGAATTTCCTAGCGCTGGCGGATGTGCTCAAGGCCATGGGCGCAAGCGGCAAATGGGACAACAAGACGTCAAGCGCGACCATTGTATACGGCGGACGGACGGTCGTGATTACGATCGGCTCGAAGACGATACAGGCGGACGGGCGCAAGATTGGGATAGACAGCCCGGCTTTTTTGCAAAAGACAGGCAAGGAAGTCAAGACGTATTTGCCTCTGGCCGCACTCGCCGCGGGCCTGGGCTTCGATGTTGAGTACAGCGCGCAGCTGCGTACCGCTTTTATCAATCCTTAA
- a CDS encoding alpha/beta hydrolase, protein MDLASSRAGTPVSPRPLDRPSDHPPQLSLRMIRIKHVIVALLLSVFFFFVFCFISLHAYITWVLSNPTVAPVFSNPLLAKGLKYEDVTFPASDGGRNIQGWYIPAEKSTKTIVFSHGYGANREESWVPMYDLAHFAHRLNFNVIMFDYGFASQSNKDVATGGKKESRELLGAIQLAKQRGAKEIVVWGFSMGAGTALQAGLVTKDVDAMILDSTFLLEPDTLYHNIRQNINLPRHPSLEIMELLFPVLNGTGLNQIPYAKVKAEDYPFPTLFIHGTQDEKAPYPIAESLAANQTNPYSDSWIVEDSHHELLFREHPREYLRRVSAFLSNVPLAKAAKEKQQPTNASHSTTFSAHTL, encoded by the coding sequence ATGGATCTTGCATCATCACGCGCCGGCACGCCGGTCTCCCCAAGGCCGCTAGACCGTCCGTCCGATCACCCGCCGCAGCTGTCCCTGCGGATGATTCGCATAAAGCATGTGATTGTGGCGCTGCTGCTGTCCGTTTTCTTTTTTTTCGTATTCTGCTTCATCTCGCTGCACGCTTATATTACCTGGGTGCTGTCCAATCCGACGGTCGCTCCGGTGTTCTCCAATCCGCTTCTGGCCAAAGGTCTTAAGTACGAGGATGTGACCTTTCCGGCAAGCGATGGCGGCCGCAATATTCAAGGCTGGTATATCCCAGCTGAGAAATCAACCAAGACGATTGTGTTCAGCCACGGCTATGGCGCCAACCGCGAGGAATCCTGGGTTCCGATGTACGATCTGGCCCATTTTGCGCACCGTCTGAACTTCAATGTCATTATGTTCGATTACGGCTTCGCTTCCCAAAGCAACAAAGATGTCGCCACCGGCGGCAAAAAAGAATCGCGCGAACTGCTGGGGGCCATCCAGCTTGCCAAGCAGCGCGGAGCGAAGGAGATTGTCGTATGGGGCTTCTCCATGGGCGCAGGCACCGCCTTGCAGGCAGGGCTCGTTACCAAGGATGTGGATGCGATGATTCTGGACAGCACCTTCCTGCTGGAGCCGGATACGCTGTACCACAACATCAGGCAGAATATCAATCTTCCGCGCCACCCCTCCCTTGAAATTATGGAGCTGCTCTTCCCTGTTCTGAACGGCACCGGACTGAATCAGATTCCTTATGCCAAGGTGAAGGCGGAAGATTATCCTTTTCCGACTTTATTTATACATGGAACGCAGGATGAAAAAGCCCCTTATCCAATTGCCGAGTCGCTGGCCGCCAATCAAACCAATCCGTATTCCGATTCCTGGATTGTCGAAGACAGCCATCACGAGCTGCTGTTCCGTGAACACCCCCGCGAATATTTGCGCCGGGTTTCCGCCTTCTTAAGCAATGTTCCGCTGGCCAAAGCCGCGAAAGAGAAACAGCAGCCAACTAACGCCTCACATAGTACAACCTTCTCCGCTCATACCTTATAG
- a CDS encoding amidase domain-containing protein yields MDQKWKKSLYIYVDQCNKSRVVPEAETFTGSLSELGHRLGEHERGGRIAKWYKDRGITPRRCETGVKVLRTAQRDAGDVIAEVALHSAFYYEKGGITHREDKVERERLTFANAKGEAGWTVAGVERDIPEQGSRKSRAGASHVEIHGLDEAFGQPSLPSPLLSRRVLSASARDVRYRREDAAAYADRWWNEHNPEFETFAVDCTNYVSQCLFAGGAPINYTGKRETGWWYKGYVGGQEGWSYSWAVSDSLRRYLDGERSSGLRAQIMERPEQLMLGDVIQYDWDGDGRYQHSTVVTAFDAGGMPLVNAHTVPSRHRYWDYRDSYAWTDRTAYRFFHIYDYL; encoded by the coding sequence ATGGATCAGAAATGGAAGAAAAGTCTGTATATATATGTTGATCAATGCAACAAAAGCCGGGTGGTGCCCGAAGCGGAAACATTCACCGGGTCCTTGAGCGAATTGGGTCACAGGCTTGGGGAGCACGAGCGCGGCGGGCGCATTGCGAAATGGTACAAGGACAGAGGGATTACGCCCCGGCGCTGCGAGACGGGGGTCAAGGTGCTGCGGACGGCGCAGCGGGATGCTGGGGACGTGATAGCTGAGGTCGCCCTGCACAGCGCATTTTACTATGAAAAAGGCGGGATCACGCACCGCGAAGACAAAGTGGAGCGGGAGCGTCTGACCTTTGCGAACGCAAAAGGGGAAGCCGGGTGGACCGTGGCTGGTGTGGAGCGTGACATTCCGGAGCAGGGTTCCCGGAAAAGCCGGGCTGGAGCCTCTCACGTAGAGATCCACGGCCTTGACGAGGCGTTCGGCCAGCCGTCTCTCCCGAGTCCGCTGCTGAGCCGCAGGGTGCTCTCCGCTTCCGCGCGCGATGTCCGTTACCGACGGGAAGACGCAGCGGCCTACGCGGACCGGTGGTGGAACGAGCATAACCCTGAATTTGAAACGTTCGCCGTGGATTGCACCAATTATGTGTCCCAATGTCTCTTTGCAGGGGGAGCACCGATCAACTATACTGGTAAAAGAGAAACGGGCTGGTGGTACAAAGGCTATGTTGGCGGGCAGGAAGGGTGGAGCTACAGCTGGGCGGTCTCGGACAGTCTCCGCCGCTACCTGGACGGGGAGCGCAGCTCGGGCTTGCGCGCTCAAATTATGGAACGTCCCGAGCAGCTGATGCTTGGAGACGTCATTCAATATGACTGGGATGGAGACGGCCGCTATCAGCACAGCACGGTCGTTACGGCGTTTGACGCGGGGGGCATGCCGCTTGTCAACGCGCATACAGTTCCCAGCCGCCACCGCTATTGGGACTACCGGGATTCCTATGCCTGGACCGACAGAACGGCTTATCGTTTTTTTCACATTTACGACTATTTATAA
- the acnA gene encoding aconitate hydratase AcnA: MPSKDSFNLARSFTSGGKTYSYYDLQALEQQGHGNISSLPFSIKVLLEAAVRQFDGRAITEEHVKQLAGWAGDIDRGKEIPFIPARIVLQDFTGVPVVVDLAAMRDTVQKAGGDPKQINPLVPVDLVIDHSVMVDAFGTKDALEYNMNVEFERNEERYRFLRWAQTAFNNFRAVPPATGIVHQVNLEYLASVATTKTVDGETTVYPDSLVGTDSHTTMINGLGVVGWGVGGIEAEAGMLGQPLYFVTPDVIGFKLTGSLVEGATATDLALTVTQLLRKKGVVGKFVEFYGPGLANISLADRATVANMAPEYGATIGFFPVDDETLFYLRSTGRPDELVDLVETYYKAQGMFRTAETPDPVFSDTIELDLASVVPSLAGPKRPQDRIELTHMKENFEGIIRTPVDKGGYGLSDEKIAQKVELLHKDGSKSELSTGAVVIAAITSCTNTSNPSVMLGAGLLAKKAVERGLTKPGYVKSSLTPGSLVVTEYLEKADLLKPLEALGFYVAGYGCATCIGNSGPLPDEVAQAVAVNDMTVASVISGNRNFEGRVHAQVKANYLASPPLVVAYALAGTVNIDLQNDPLGYDTLGEPVYLKDIWPTSAEIREAIQLSVSPEMFRSKYENVFTANERWNAIPVPEGELYEWDENSTYIQNPPFFEHLADGLGDIEDINGARVLALLGDSVTTDHISPAGNITTSGPAGKYLSEHDVERKDFNSYGSRRGNHEVMMRGTFANIRIRNAVAPGTEGGVTTFLPTNEVMPIYDASMRYQADGQNLVVIAGKEYGTGSSRDWAAKGTFLLGVKAVIAESFERIHRSNLVGMGVLPLQFQEGHGWSSLGLTGRETFDITGLSNEVQPGQELTVTATREDGTKFDFPAIARLDSMVDVDYYRNGGILQTVLRQMLADASPAAATAE; encoded by the coding sequence ATGCCAAGCAAGGATTCTTTCAATCTGGCTCGCTCGTTCACGTCGGGCGGCAAAACGTACAGCTATTATGATCTTCAAGCCCTTGAACAGCAGGGCCACGGCAATATCTCCTCCCTTCCTTTTTCCATTAAAGTGCTGCTTGAGGCGGCCGTCCGCCAGTTCGACGGAAGAGCCATTACAGAAGAGCATGTCAAACAGCTCGCCGGCTGGGCGGGCGACATCGACCGCGGGAAGGAAATCCCTTTCATTCCGGCGCGGATCGTGCTGCAGGATTTCACCGGCGTACCGGTGGTAGTAGACCTCGCGGCCATGCGCGACACCGTGCAAAAAGCCGGCGGCGATCCGAAGCAGATCAACCCGCTCGTGCCGGTCGACCTTGTAATTGACCATTCCGTTATGGTCGACGCCTTCGGCACCAAGGATGCGCTTGAATACAATATGAACGTTGAATTCGAACGCAATGAGGAACGCTACCGGTTCCTGCGCTGGGCGCAGACGGCATTCAACAATTTCCGCGCGGTTCCCCCGGCAACCGGCATCGTGCATCAGGTCAACCTGGAGTATCTGGCTTCGGTTGCGACCACGAAGACGGTGGACGGCGAAACGACCGTGTATCCGGACTCGCTGGTAGGCACCGACTCCCACACGACAATGATTAACGGTCTTGGCGTGGTGGGCTGGGGCGTCGGCGGCATTGAAGCGGAAGCCGGGATGCTGGGGCAGCCGCTCTATTTTGTGACCCCTGACGTTATCGGCTTCAAGCTGACGGGCAGCCTGGTGGAAGGCGCTACGGCAACCGATTTAGCGTTGACCGTTACCCAATTGCTGCGCAAAAAAGGCGTGGTCGGCAAATTCGTCGAATTCTACGGACCTGGCCTTGCGAATATAAGCCTTGCTGACCGGGCGACGGTCGCCAATATGGCGCCTGAATACGGCGCGACGATCGGCTTCTTCCCGGTGGACGATGAGACGCTCTTCTATCTGCGCAGCACGGGCCGTCCCGATGAGCTGGTGGATCTGGTTGAGACGTATTACAAAGCCCAAGGCATGTTCCGCACGGCGGAAACGCCGGACCCGGTATTCAGCGATACAATCGAGCTTGATCTCGCCTCGGTCGTGCCGAGCTTGGCTGGGCCGAAGCGTCCGCAGGACCGGATCGAGCTTACTCATATGAAAGAGAACTTTGAAGGCATTATCCGTACTCCTGTCGACAAGGGAGGCTACGGCCTGAGCGATGAGAAAATTGCGCAAAAGGTCGAGCTCCTCCACAAAGACGGAAGCAAAAGCGAGCTGAGCACCGGCGCCGTCGTTATCGCGGCGATCACAAGCTGTACGAACACCTCCAATCCGAGCGTTATGCTTGGCGCGGGCCTGCTCGCGAAGAAGGCTGTCGAACGCGGCTTGACCAAGCCGGGCTATGTCAAGAGCAGCCTGACGCCGGGTTCGCTGGTCGTCACGGAATATCTGGAGAAGGCGGACCTGCTGAAGCCGCTGGAAGCGCTCGGCTTCTACGTTGCCGGCTACGGCTGCGCCACCTGTATCGGCAACTCCGGCCCGCTGCCGGATGAAGTCGCCCAGGCGGTTGCGGTGAACGACATGACGGTGGCTTCCGTCATTTCGGGCAACCGGAACTTTGAAGGACGCGTGCACGCCCAGGTCAAGGCGAACTACCTCGCTTCCCCGCCGCTCGTTGTGGCCTATGCGCTCGCAGGCACGGTCAATATCGACCTGCAGAACGATCCGCTCGGTTACGACACGCTCGGAGAGCCGGTATACCTGAAAGATATCTGGCCGACCAGCGCCGAGATCCGCGAAGCGATTCAGTTGTCGGTCAGCCCGGAAATGTTCCGCAGCAAATACGAGAACGTCTTTACGGCCAACGAGCGCTGGAACGCGATTCCCGTGCCGGAAGGCGAATTGTATGAATGGGACGAGAATTCGACGTATATCCAGAACCCGCCGTTCTTCGAGCATCTGGCCGACGGACTTGGCGACATCGAGGACATCAACGGTGCGCGCGTACTCGCCTTGCTGGGCGATTCCGTAACGACCGACCATATCTCGCCTGCCGGCAATATCACGACGTCCGGTCCTGCGGGCAAGTACCTGAGCGAGCACGACGTTGAGCGCAAGGACTTCAACTCCTACGGCTCTCGCCGCGGCAACCATGAAGTCATGATGCGCGGAACGTTCGCCAATATCCGGATTCGCAACGCAGTCGCTCCAGGCACAGAAGGCGGAGTCACCACCTTCCTGCCGACGAACGAAGTAATGCCGATCTATGACGCTTCCATGCGCTATCAGGCTGACGGACAGAACCTCGTTGTTATCGCCGGCAAGGAATACGGTACGGGCAGCTCGCGCGACTGGGCGGCCAAGGGCACGTTCCTGCTGGGCGTCAAAGCTGTCATCGCCGAGAGCTTCGAGCGGATTCACCGCAGCAATCTCGTCGGCATGGGCGTGCTGCCGCTGCAGTTCCAGGAAGGCCACGGCTGGAGCAGCCTGGGGCTGACAGGCCGCGAGACCTTCGATATTACCGGACTCAGCAATGAGGTGCAGCCTGGACAAGAGCTGACAGTTACCGCCACCCGCGAGGACGGCACGAAGTTCGACTTCCCGGCAATCGCCCGGCTCGACAGCATGGTCGATGTTGATTACTACCGCAACGGCGGCATCCTGCAAACGGTGCTGCGCCAGATGCTGGCGGATGCGTCTCCTGCTGCCGCGACGGCGGAGTAA